One Arachis hypogaea cultivar Tifrunner chromosome 2, arahy.Tifrunner.gnm2.J5K5, whole genome shotgun sequence genomic window, ttaatattttgtgttattagtgatgaatgatggctattcttatgtagaatttaaatattataaaccttaatattttgagttattagtcattataaaattataagttaatattttatgtttataattcataagattttagactaatacataatattgtgttatttgtattgatttaaatatttggtgttattagacaatattagtattgattatggttatgttttaattttagagaatggttggttcttgttatatttttttaagtgaattttactatgtaaATTGTGAAATAATTGTTGgagattaggtgatttttacatgctaaagactcggttttcacccgatttttaccTGATTTTCACTCGACTCGAAGGTGCGTAGATTTTATCGGGTCTAAAATCGGCTTAAGATCTAAAAATTAGACCCGATCTATATTTCGGGATCTAGATTAAGCCAAACCCGGTGTAACCCGGCCCATGTACACTCCTAATACATGTATaccaatttttaattatatattataatatatcaaAGAAACAAGTAAATCGGATAGGGTTAGATCTAAACTTATATTAATCTTACGCGTAATTCAACTCATTCCATTCTCAATTCGATATCCGAGAATTGGATTGTCAATTCCTATTTAAACGAGTTGGGTTGAATTGGATACCCACAAATAAAATTAGTATTGTGAGTGCTAGGTTACAATAATCTTAGGAgacagtaatttttgtgatttttaacCATCAATTAGttatcaatagtgtttttaatagtgtgaaattatatctaatgtaaattatatatataacactAGTTAGTGACATTTTTTGTGTCTGTGCGTATGGTTGAATTTCTTCCACCGACAGGAGGAGAGGAAAGAATCTCTGAGAGGCCAGTTTGTGTTCTTTCTTCCCAAATCACAACATTTATTAGCTCCAAAGCTGAGGAGGAAAATTCAGAGAGGTGTTATGTGGCTGAAGATTCATATGATCATATTCCAAAGAATATTCTAATATGGATAAGGATCTAATACCCTTTCTAAGAGAGGGTCATACTCGTACTTATATTTATATGGTCATGTACCTCTCTACCTGCAGCTTCCATGCATGTATAATAAAGGCCCACATAACGTAGATTTTCGCAATCTTGTCTTCATCATTGCCAGCATATTTATCATAATTAAACGTGCATTATTATACAATAAAAATGCCTATATAGTcaaatttcattaattattaataactctttttcaaatacaGATATCCATCTCTGTGAttctaattttgatatatttaattgtctattcatatttattttatttagtaattatttatgttttcaatataaaaaataattatttttattgaaatgacGATGTTAGTAATTAGATGCATCTATAAATTAGCAAATCTCACATGTGTATTAGGAACTAAGAAGCCATCTTTATAACTAATTAAATGTTTCAAAATACAATCATTGAAATTTGAAACTCCAAATCATCTCTATAACTAGGTAATATAACGTATGTCCCGCTGAATCGATAGATTTATATAGTTTTGGTCTCTTTCACCATAACAACTGATAATGAATCATaatgttgtgaaataaataaaagatatattaaatataaaataaagatatataaatagaagattttaatattaaaataattagtttaataatatatatatatatatatatataataataatattatatgttataatgtatatatatataaagataaaaaggaatataaaaagtaaagagaaaaagaattgcataaatatatatatatatatatatatatatatatataaagatagaaaggagtataaaaaatagagagaaagaatagcatttgtttttgttttattattgctGTGTGTTTAATCTATTTGCCTCGTCCATGTTTTTATAGGCAAATGAATTCAACATTTCAAACCATATTAATTGCGCTGTCATGAGAATTTGTTTCTTTTACCATAGGAAATCAGATCCACCATCAATGAGCATCCATCCTTATCCTTGTTGTAACACTCCCCGTTGGATGCTTATTTAGGaatatgcctcattaaaaccttattAAAGAAAAACCccttgaaggaaaaagagtacaatatcctttgtgatggggactgcctcattaaaaaccttgtcaagaaaaactcaatggaaaaaaaaacctgaccaagggaaaaagagtacagtctccccctcataccgacatcatttaatgtctcgaaatcggcgcatcccaatctcatgcaCCAATCTCTCAaaagaggattttgggagtgactttgtaaataaatctgccagattatcacttgagcggatctattggatatcaattgtcccttgattttgaagatcatgagtgaaaaagaatttgggagaaatatgcttcgttctatcacctttgatgtatccacccttaagttgagcaatgcatgctgtattatcttcaaacaggatagttggagctatcttatgatcaatcagttcatatgatgacagaatatattgaatcagactcctcggccaaaaacactcgcgactagcttcatgaattgccagtatttcggcatgattagaggatgttgcagcaatcgtttgtttcgtggacctccatgatatagctgttccaccatatgtaaataggtatcctgtttgagatctccctttatgtggatcagacaagtatccagcatctgcatagccaactaattgtgacttggatccatagggataaaacaatccatatcaaccgtcccatgaagatatcgaaagatttgtttgattccactccaatgtcttctggttggagaggaactagatcttgctagtaaattcacagcaaatgatatgtcagatcgcgtattattagcaatatacattagtgctccaatggcactaagatatggtacttcaggaccaaggatatcttcattctcttctttaggacggaattgatccttttccacatccaaagatcttacgatcattgggataCTTAatagatgtgacttatccatataaaatctcttcaagatcttttctgtgtatgttgtttgatgaataaagatcccactttttatatgctcgatctgcaggccgagacaaaatttagttcttccaatatctttcatctcaaactcttcttttagagtttttataattgttgaaatctcttcaggagtcccaatgatatttaaatcatcaacgtacacagcaattataatgaacccagatgcagatttctttatgaaaacacatgggcatatatcatcattcttgaatccgtttttggccagatactcagtaagacgattataccacattcgtccagattgctttagaccatataaagatctttgcaatttgactgagtataacccttgcgaatattcattggatggtttagatatctttagtcctttagggactttcatatagatatcccgatctaatgagccatataagtaggctgttaccacatccattaaatgcatatgcaatttatgatatgcagataaactgaccaaataacgcaatgttatcgcatccactacaggggaatacgtttcttcataatctataccgggcctttgtaaaaaaccttgtgccacaagtcggactttgtagcgcacaacttcatttttctcatttcgttttctcacaaatacccacctaTATCCAAcatgttttacatcttctggtgtacggactacaggtccaaagacttcacgtttagcaagtgagtctaactcagccttcatggcttctttccattttggccaatcattcctttgtcgacattcttcgactgatcttggctcaagatccttactttcatgcacgatatttaatgccacattatatgcaaatatttcattgacaattgtcttattacggtcccatttctctcctgtaaagacataatttattgagatctcgtcattttcataattttcaggtacctgaacgtcttctggcgttatatcagaattttggacaactgcaaatgtctttactatgtctttttcaacaggaatattatttacctcttttctctttcgatgatttttgtctttggaaccgacaggcctgccacgcttctggcgtgaatttgcttcagtggctacttgtcctactgggacatcaattcgaattgggacattttctgctggtatataagatttagttatcctctttgtatcgaaaaatgcatcaggaaattcatttgctattctttgcaaatgtataatcttttgaacttccagtTCACATTGCTCTGAtcaaggatctaaatgcatcaacgatgatgcattccagttaagttccttttcaggaagcttattctctccctctaatgttggaaattttaattcatcaaaatgacaatccacaaaccgggctttaaatacatctccagtttgtatctcaagatacctcactatagagggagaatcatatccaacatatatccccaattttctttggggtcccattttggtgcgattaggtggtacaatgggaacatatatcgcacacccaaatattcttaaatgggaaatatttggctgctggccaaaagctaattgcataggagagaattgatggtaactcgttggcctcaaacgaataagtgctgcggcatgtaaaacagcatgccccaaaccgaggttgggagatttgttctcataagtaagggtctagcaattaattggaggtgtttaataagtgattctgctaacccattttgtgtgtgaacataagctactggatgttcaacacttattccattaaccatacaataagcatcaaaagtttgggaagtaaattcaccagaattatcaagacgaattgttttgattggattttttggaaattgtgcttttaatcgaataatttgagccagtaatctcgcaaacgccaggttgcgagaagataataagcacacatgtgaccatctcaaagatgtgtctattaggaccataaaatatctaaaagatccatatggtggatgaataggtccacatatatcaccttgaatcctttctaggaattcaggcgactcaaatccaatctttactggtgatggccttaaaattaactttccctgagaacatacagcacaacaaaattcactagttttaaaaatcttttggttctttagtgaatgtccatgagagtttttaataattctcctcatcatggttgttctcggatgacccaatcggtcgtgccaagttatgaactcatttgggctagtaaacttctggtttacattggcatgtgattcaattgcactaattttcgtataatacaacccagatgaaaatgagggtaatttttctaatataactttcttatttgaatcatgagttgtgatacataaatactcatgattttcctcattcatcgtctcaacatgatatccatttcggcgaatatctttgaaactcaacaagttcctcagagacttggtagataatagtgcattatttattataaattttgttcctccaggaaacaaaattatagctcttccagaGCCTTCTACCATATTGCCTGagtcaataatagtattaatatattcctcttttggcacaagatgggtaaaatatatatcacttttgagaatagtgtgcgaacttgcactatccgcaaggcatacatcttcattacatatccttgtcattctcttcaaagacaaataataataaaatgagtagtatgcacagttaaattgaatacttgatcagaattatttttttaagagacactgtacataaaataatgtcatatactaaaattttattttaaaatttgaaatatgtaataatttcaaaatttataaacattaatatttcattatttatgtacatcacatttgaaacttaaatacatagaaaataaaacttaacaataagtcctttacattatttatttacatagatacttcacaatcccacatattaaactattccatcattgatcaaatgaccaatatttccttcaggatcctcaaagaaatcagatacatcataatgaatgGTGGAGTTTtcaacatcatttgaaacaaaatttgtttcctttcctttgtcatcctttttcaaagatgcctggtaaagatcaactaggtgccttgagATACGACAGGtatgtgaccaatggccctttccaccacaacggaaacacttatcctctgttgatttattttacccaaaatttctttctttatcccacttctggtgagatcctctcttttgaatataattctttttcctttcataatttttcttgttattaaaaccttgccatttacctcttctggggtaatttgccacatttacttcaggaaatggggcagcgccagctgggcgcgcttcatgatttttcaataacaactcattgttgcgttcagcaacaagaaggcaagaaattaactcagaatattttttaaaccctttttctcgatactgctgctgcaggagcacattcgaggcatagaaggttgagaaagttttctccaacatatcatgatcagttatcttttccccacataatttcattcgtgaggtgattcgaaacattgcagaattatattcatttatagatttaaaatcttgtagacgcaagtgcgtccattcatatcgagcttgaggaagtatcaccgttttttgatgattgtacctttcttcaagatctttccaaagatctacaagatcttttaatgtgagatattcatttttcaacccTTCAttaagatgacgacgaaggaaaatcATGGCTTTGCCTTTATCATTttaggatgcattattttcagccttaatggtatctccaagatccattgaatcaagatggatttcagcatctagtatccatgataaataattgtttccaaatatatcaagagcattgaattcaagatgagagagcttcgacataatgaaaatttgttacctgagtcttcctaaaaatttgatcagagtctcgtgctgataacgtgttgtgaaataaataaaatatatattaaatataaaataaagatatataaataaaagactctagcattaaaataattagctcaataatgatttatatatatatatatatatatatatatatatatatatataaaaagatagaaaagagtataaaaagtagagaaaaataatagcatttgcttttgttttattATTGCTGCGTGTTTAATCTATTTGCCTCGTCTATATTTTTATAGGCAAATGAATTCAACATTTCAAACCATATTAATTGTGCTGTCATGAGAATTTGTTTCTTTCACCATAGAAAATCAGATTCACCATCAATGAGCATCCATCCTTATCCTTGTTGTAACACATAATACTATTTTTTCCTTAGCATTGTATTTGAATAAGTCTTTGCTTTAACGTTGGAGTTTCCTATAAGACATCGTGTGAAAGGGTTCCTATGATAATCCGAAAGTTTGAAGCCAAAATAGAGTGAGCGACAACTTCGGAGCTTCTCTAATAACGCCAAAAAATTAAGGTGAAAACTCGTGTAGTTGACTTTatatgaagttgataactgatggtcgttagataatttgactaatttgactacATTTTTATTTAACGGCTCTCACAGCTATCAACTTCGCGTGAAATCGACTGCATCTGAGTTTTCACAAAAAATTATATGGAAACTCATGTGTAGTTGTGTGGAGTTGATAATCgagagccgttagataatttgactgatttgactatatttttatttaacgactatcagttatcaacttcacaagTAGTCAACTACACATGACTTTtcacctaatttttatttaacaactctcaactattaacttcacgtgaagtcaactgcatttgaattttcataaaaaattaggtgaaaacttatttataattaactttatgtgaagttgataactaaTGACCACTCTCACACTATAGAGATAATATTAACTTTTGTCTCATTGTCCTCACTTTCTGTTCACTAACCTTAAATGTTGTAAGTATTTCTTcctcaaaatatcttatcttgaATTTGAGTTCTGACAACTGTCATGAAAAAATCAAGGTTAAGAAAAGGATATTCAAAGAATACTTCCAGAGCTTttgaacaaaaaacaaaaatacttctaACTTGCAAAACTTCTGTCACAAAATTTTGTACAATAAATTGATTTCTGGTTCAGTTtggtaattttgaaaatatatctcACAAAAATTCTACTTGACCAATTGAGTTGGTAAACTTTCTAGTTTCTACatggtatttttatttaaagttcCAAAGATAAATCTTGGGGTCCACACTCTTTCTGTGAAACTTCCTGTATGCAGCTGTTACCTGTAAGAGAGGCAAATGGTGCAACAACATAGAAGAGACGATGAAGTGAAGCCAAAACTGGTCCACAAGTTACTTCAACTGTTCATGTCTTCACACAACTACCTAGTTTccattccttttcttttctcacatttttatatataataagcatTGTCGTCTTTACTTTGTTGCATCCCTCAAAACAAGGATAATCTTTTTTAGCATGAATACATACATTATTTTATTGCTATCATTGGTGTCTATGGTCCAACTTCCAATGAAGATTTCCCAACTTTTTATCATTATATGTCATTTTCATGTTGGTTCTTCTACCTCTAGGAGAGACTGAGAGAGAGTACCCTTTGCATTTTCCAATGACTTGCTGATGAAAAggattcactttttcacatatttTTTGTTCCTATATATGAAGAATTTCATGAAACATGGGAGCAGGACAAACAGAGTTTTGTGTCCCTATTGGGATGTGCATATTGTAGATATATAAAGATGCAGATTTTACAGTTTATTGTTTTTAATATCTCTGCTTGAGTGGGAATTCTATTCAAGATTTCAAGCAGTGGAGTTTGGATTGCTTTGTTTAGGAGAGAGTAAAGCAattttgatttttctgtgttCCAGAGAGATCATTTTTGGTGGGTTTGAGAGATTTTGATGACTAAGTTTCAGGGTTTATTGAGATGGAGGGTGTAATAGGGAGAGAATTCCAAATTTTTGGAACAAAAAGTTGAGTTTTTTTTCCTTGGGAGAAAAGGCCTTTTAAGAGAGTCTACAAGCATGGCTGTGGTGAGTCCTATGAGTCCTGCTATGGCTACAACTCCACACCAGGTCTATCCCACGACGCCTCTTCGTGGAAGCGAGGTTCCATGGATCATGAGTGGCATGAGAGAAGCTGCAGAGGCATCTAGTCCAAATGTGGTTGATGACATTATCCATGTTGCTGTGGCAAAAGATGTGAAAGATAGCAGGTTGAATCTGATTTGGGCAATACAAAATTCTGGAGGAAAGAGGATTTGCATCCTTTATGTTCATGTGCCAGCAGCTACAATCCCCATAAGTAAGTTTACAACATTTGTATCATCCAATTTCTTGATCCTTTGTTTTCCTTAACCTCCTCATTTTGTTATATTGTGTTGAGAAATGAAGATGGTGTTTAACTTAACAATTTATTTGTCTCTAGTGGGTGCTAATTTTCCAGAAAGTGCAGCCGGAGAGCATCGAGTTCAAGAACATCGAGAAAATGAAGAGCAAGGCATGCGTAATATTCTGAATGACTATCTTCTTATCTGCCAAAAAATGGGGGTAAGTATTTTCAAATTTCTCTCATTGCATAGGCAGTATGATTTGTGAAACTCTTTGATCTTTGGCTAATTATGATACAGGTTAAGGCAAACAAACTGCATATTATTGACAAGGATTGCATTGAGAAAGGGATTGTAGAACTCATCTGCAAGCATAATATCAAGAAGCTTGTGATGGGAGCAGCTTCTGATAAGTACTATTCTAGGTAAGAAGAAGATTACTTGTAGTTGTAGTATTCTCCAATCTCTGTCAGCTATGGTGATGTTGATTTTAATGTTTTGATTGACCTCAACTTGCAGGAGAATGACAGATCTCAGGTCTAGGAAAGCCATTTATGTGAGAGAAAATGCTCCTGCTTATTGTCATATACAGTTCATCTGCAAAGGATACCTTATACACACAAGGTATAAGGGATGCAGTTTTGATTTGAACACTATGCTTAATGTTTACTCATCTCAAAAAGCTTGTTTATGGATTTTTTTGGTTTCTTTTATGATTAGTaattagtatgatttgattatcTTGGTACTTATGTAAGCAACTCATCAACTCAGGAATCTCAGTTTGGATGGAGGTAATGTAGAGGTCAGGTCTCCTTTGTCACCTCAAACGCCTAGCCGTTCGCCTTCACTTGGACAACAATTATATCGCCGAGTAAGATCTGTTAACGAAAGAAATGGAGGGAAAATGTCACTTGCTTCTCCAATCAGGTTTCTCATGCAACCAAACAGGTTTGGTAGAGAAGGAACTTCTAATGGCTCAGATGTACTGTCTAGGCCAGCAAGTCCTTTGGTTTCATCAACAAGTTCTGTTAATTTCATTAGTGAGCTAAGTGAGAATGCATCAGCCTTGAATTCGAGTAGTCCTAAAGCGATTCAAGCATCTTCTAGCAGGCTGGTATACAAATACTTTTATATCTTTCACAATTTTTTGTGATTGCTGTTGGATATGTGCTTGTTTCTCTTAAACTTCTTTTCAATTGATGAAGAATCTTTTTCGCTTTCCAGCTAATTCGTATCAACGAATAGATTCTGTAATGAATGAATGTCTGAGCTTTAGGATGATGTTTTGATTGTTTTTTGGTTTGCTAGCAGGATGGTGAAATGGATGAGACTCTCTATGATCAACTCCAACAGGCCATGGCTGAAGCTGAGAATGCAAGGCAGGATGCTTATCAAGAGAGTATTAGGCGTGGGAATGCTGAAAGGAATGCCATTGAAGCGATTCGCAGGGTAACTTCCCTCTTTTGAGTGCTTCTTATTCATTATGCAATCTGTAAAATGTGCAGCATTTAGATTATTCTGCATGGTAAAGCATTATATATCTAGTGTGCTAAAATTGCAGTTTGATTCTCTGTCTAATCGCAATCGATGCTTGTAACACCTTTTGACAGGCTAAAGCAGCTGAAATGAAGTATGAAGAGGAGGTGAAATTGAGGAAAGAATTAGAGGAAGcaataaaaagagaaaaggaagaaatagattgcatgaaaagccaaagagagAAGCTTAATGAAGAACTCCAGCATGCCTTGCACAAGAATTCATTGCTAGAAAGTAAAATGGCATCAACTCAACTTATGCTAGAGGAGTTAGATCAGAAGAACAAATCTGCTATGGACACATTAGAAAAGTACAAGCAAGAGCGCGAGGATTTGCAAACGCAGCGCGATAATGCCTTAAAAGAAGCTGAGGACTTGaggagagaaaaacaagaagaggCCTCAACCTCACATGTATTTCAACTCTTCTCAGAATTTTCTTTTGCTGAGATTAAAGAAGCTACCAATAACTTCAGTCCATCCCAAAAGATTGGAGAAGGCGGATATGGAAGTATATATAAAGGTATCCTTCGCCAAACCGAGGTAGCTGTGAAAATGTTGAGCCCAGACAGCAAGCAAGGACCTAAAGAGTATCAACAGGAGGTAGGATAGCTCATGTTTTTTGTGATACTTTCAAAGTGAAAACTCACGTGCAGCTGTCTTCATGTAAAGCTGATAGTCATCTTCATGCGAGTAGCCAACTAAATTGAAATGCTTAAATTTTTGTATGCCTAGAAACTAAACAAATTTAATAGTGAAACAATTGACCATACTTCTGGGTTTGTTTCAGGTTGAGGTACTAAGCAAGTTAAGGCATTCCAATCTGATCACACTAATAGGAACCTGCCCAGAATCTTGGACTCTTGTCTATGAGTATTTATCCAATGGAAGCCTAGAAGATCGTCTCAGCTGCGAAGATAA contains:
- the LOC112730456 gene encoding U-box domain-containing protein 33 isoform X2, whose product is MAVVSPMSPAMATTPHQVYPTTPLRGSEVPWIMSGMREAAEASSPNVVDDIIHVAVAKDVKDSRLNLIWAIQNSGGKRICILYVHVPAATIPIMGANFPESAAGEHRVQEHRENEEQGMRNILNDYLLICQKMGVKANKLHIIDKDCIEKGIVELICKHNIKKLVMGAASDKYYSRRMTDLRSRKAIYVRENAPAYCHIQFICKGYLIHTRNLSLDGGNVEVRSPLSPQTPSRSPSLGQQLYRRVRSVNERNGGKMSLASPIRFLMQPNRFGREGTSNGSDVLSRPASPLVSSTSSVNFISELSENASALNSSSPKAIQASSSRLDGEMDETLYDQLQQAMAEAENARQDAYQESIRRGNAERNAIEAIRRAKAAEMKYEEEVKLRKELEEAIKREKEEIDCMKSQREKLNEELQHALHKNSLLESKMASTQLMLEELDQKNKSAMDTLEKYKQEREDLQTQRDNALKEAEDLRREKQEEASTSHVFQLFSEFSFAEIKEATNNFSPSQKIGEGGYGSIYKGILRQTEVAVKMLSPDSKQGPKEYQQEVEVLSKLRHSNLITLIGTCPESWTLVYEYLSNGSLEDRLSCEDNTPPLSWQTRTRIAAEVCSTLVCLHSNKPHSIVHGDLKPANILLDANLVSKLSDFGISRLLSCREDSTTQFWITDPKGTFAYMDPEFFASGELTPKSDVYSFGIILLKLLTGRPAVGIAKVVESALVAGKLNSLLDPLAGDWPLVLAEKLARLALRCCEMERKNRPDLHLEVWRILEPMKASLSGENRLGLGSQELCQPPPYFICPIFKEVMRDPHMAADGHTYEAEAIRGWLDSGRDTSPVTNSKLVMHNLVPNHALRHAIQDWLES
- the LOC112730456 gene encoding U-box domain-containing protein 33 isoform X1; the protein is MAVVSPMSPAMATTPHQVYPTTPLRGSEVPWIMSGMREAAEASSPNVVDDIIHVAVAKDVKDSRLNLIWAIQNSGGKRICILYVHVPAATIPIMGANFPESAAGEHRVQEHRENEEQGMRNILNDYLLICQKMGVKANKLHIIDKDCIEKGIVELICKHNIKKLVMGAASDKYYSRRMTDLRSRKAIYVRENAPAYCHIQFICKGYLIHTRNLSLDGGNVEVRSPLSPQTPSRSPSLGQQLYRRVRSVNERNGGKMSLASPIRFLMQPNRFGREGTSNGSDVLSRPASPLVSSTSSVNFISELSENASALNSSSPKAIQASSSRLQDGEMDETLYDQLQQAMAEAENARQDAYQESIRRGNAERNAIEAIRRAKAAEMKYEEEVKLRKELEEAIKREKEEIDCMKSQREKLNEELQHALHKNSLLESKMASTQLMLEELDQKNKSAMDTLEKYKQEREDLQTQRDNALKEAEDLRREKQEEASTSHVFQLFSEFSFAEIKEATNNFSPSQKIGEGGYGSIYKGILRQTEVAVKMLSPDSKQGPKEYQQEVEVLSKLRHSNLITLIGTCPESWTLVYEYLSNGSLEDRLSCEDNTPPLSWQTRTRIAAEVCSTLVCLHSNKPHSIVHGDLKPANILLDANLVSKLSDFGISRLLSCREDSTTQFWITDPKGTFAYMDPEFFASGELTPKSDVYSFGIILLKLLTGRPAVGIAKVVESALVAGKLNSLLDPLAGDWPLVLAEKLARLALRCCEMERKNRPDLHLEVWRILEPMKASLSGENRLGLGSQELCQPPPYFICPIFKEVMRDPHMAADGHTYEAEAIRGWLDSGRDTSPVTNSKLVMHNLVPNHALRHAIQDWLES